From Pseudothermotoga thermarum DSM 5069, a single genomic window includes:
- a CDS encoding bifunctional nuclease family protein, translating into MRRAWIKALVLDKIHNSPVVILGVEGTSKVVPIWIGACEANALALSLEGIELPRPLTHDLLLNILDALDARLERVIIHTVKDNVYYATLVIRDLTFSDSEEDEEPSHALIEMDARPSDSLVLAVKKGIPIYVSNEIVEEHAIDLNLPEDTTDEEFRKFVENLDIDKFRQMLKDEPNEKSSEEDE; encoded by the coding sequence ATGAGAAGAGCATGGATAAAGGCTTTGGTTCTTGATAAGATTCACAATTCGCCGGTCGTAATACTTGGAGTCGAAGGGACCTCAAAAGTAGTACCAATATGGATAGGTGCCTGCGAAGCCAACGCTTTGGCTTTGAGCTTAGAAGGCATAGAACTGCCAAGACCTCTCACGCACGACTTGTTGCTCAACATTCTCGATGCGTTGGACGCCAGATTGGAAAGAGTAATCATCCACACCGTTAAAGATAACGTCTACTACGCCACGCTGGTGATAAGAGACCTCACCTTCTCAGATTCAGAAGAGGATGAAGAACCAAGTCACGCTTTAATAGAAATGGACGCAAGGCCTTCAGACTCGTTGGTTCTGGCAGTTAAAAAAGGCATACCAATTTACGTCAGCAACGAGATAGTGGAAGAACACGCGATTGATTTGAACTTGCCGGAAGACACAACGGACGAAGAATTCAGAAAATTCGTCGAAAATTTGGACATAGACAAGTTCAGACAAATGTTGAAAGACGAGCCGAACGAAAAATCAAGCGAAGAAGATGAATAA
- a CDS encoding lysophospholipid acyltransferase family protein, whose product MLVTIWFLIAASLYIVGYGSLVLLLSLFLRIFKGREKAKSFVFKQIKIFGKNAFKWMFCPVKVFGQENLKENENYLVVPNHQSMMDIPLVLGYIGPMPMIAKKELSKVPGVNWFVKYMGGLFLDRKNPAQGAFVIRQMDRILARGNSLLVFPEGTRSKDGTVGKFKPAVFKLAIRHKVKVLPVSIWGTIFLVPKKSLFLNPGPVSMIIHPPLDPTQFSNEEELALKAEEIVRAGVEKLKMLEVGENEKSMDKGFGS is encoded by the coding sequence GTGCTTGTGACCATTTGGTTTCTAATTGCGGCAAGCCTTTACATCGTTGGGTATGGAAGCTTGGTTTTGCTGTTATCGCTGTTCTTGAGAATTTTCAAAGGTAGGGAAAAAGCCAAAAGCTTTGTCTTCAAACAAATCAAAATCTTTGGAAAAAATGCCTTCAAATGGATGTTTTGTCCCGTAAAAGTGTTTGGTCAGGAAAATTTGAAGGAGAATGAAAACTACTTGGTTGTTCCAAACCACCAAAGCATGATGGATATTCCACTAGTCCTTGGTTACATAGGTCCCATGCCCATGATAGCAAAAAAAGAACTCTCAAAAGTACCCGGAGTCAACTGGTTTGTCAAGTACATGGGTGGCTTGTTTTTGGATAGAAAAAACCCAGCTCAAGGTGCTTTTGTTATAAGGCAAATGGACAGAATTCTGGCAAGAGGAAACTCGTTGCTCGTTTTCCCAGAAGGAACGCGCTCAAAAGATGGAACCGTTGGAAAGTTCAAACCAGCTGTCTTTAAACTTGCGATTCGACACAAAGTGAAAGTTTTACCGGTTTCAATTTGGGGTACAATATTCTTGGTACCAAAAAAGAGTCTTTTCCTCAACCCTGGACCTGTTTCGATGATCATTCATCCTCCGCTGGATCCAACTCAGTTCTCAAACGAAGAAGAATTGGCTCTCAAAGCAGAGGAAATTGTCAGAGCTGGGGTTGAGAAACTTAAAATGCTTGAGGTGGGAGAAAATGAGAAGAGCATGGATAAAGGCTTTGGTTCTTGA
- a CDS encoding HesA/MoeB/ThiF family protein: MIFERHIKLFENFEKIRNASVFVAGAGGLGSTVLTLLVRIGVGTVYFADCAVIDEPDLNRQILYTYLDIGKPKTFVAKQKLEEMSPYTKIHSINAKLDENFQLPDVDLVIDCLDSFQGKFLLDKLCHKYGKPLVHAGVEGFQGQVTVIIPGKTFSLRALFHGAKDENRTRQVFPSTVLVAASLEVCEAVKLICQEKDLLTNKILFFNLKSNSFEVVGI; the protein is encoded by the coding sequence ATGATTTTCGAAAGACACATCAAACTTTTTGAAAATTTTGAAAAAATAAGGAATGCATCGGTCTTTGTGGCAGGTGCAGGAGGCTTAGGCTCAACTGTTTTGACGCTTCTAGTTAGAATAGGTGTAGGAACTGTCTACTTTGCCGATTGTGCTGTGATCGACGAACCGGATTTGAATCGTCAAATACTTTACACCTACTTAGATATAGGAAAACCAAAGACTTTCGTTGCAAAGCAAAAGCTAGAAGAAATGAGTCCTTACACAAAAATTCATTCTATCAACGCAAAGCTGGATGAAAATTTTCAACTACCAGATGTGGATTTGGTAATAGATTGTCTTGACAGTTTTCAAGGAAAGTTTCTTTTGGACAAGTTGTGCCACAAATATGGAAAACCCTTGGTTCATGCTGGTGTTGAAGGTTTTCAAGGACAAGTTACAGTTATCATACCAGGCAAAACTTTTTCGCTTAGAGCTTTGTTTCACGGTGCAAAAGATGAGAATCGAACAAGACAGGTTTTTCCTTCCACCGTTCTGGTCGCAGCGAGTTTGGAAGTTTGCGAAGCGGTGAAATTGATCTGTCAAGAAAAAGACTTACTGACAAACAAAATCTTGTTTTTCAATTTGAAGTCAAACTCTTTTGAGGTTGTTGGAATCTAA
- a CDS encoding PfkB family carbohydrate kinase: MKIGVVGGIFLDIYIYGEKPHSVEIIEDCGGAGLNVAFGFKKLGHDVLFFSNIGDDYKGRMIIERLKKENFDVSNIAICQADTGIHIAYNERTIAVKRGTNDLPVKLNHQILSSCDAIFVNTEVPLETVVEVLKVHRNKKIFLEAGPRRICEDAIKAFAEDVVTIGNLQECEKIRCDVVKMGYKGAKWDELFVEGDGQEYKYTIGCGDLFDVILIDCLLKGGSREDCLKKAVLVAQEMAKSIKGAFNKMRLLAAFAEKML, encoded by the coding sequence TTGAAAATAGGCGTTGTTGGAGGGATCTTCCTTGATATTTACATCTACGGTGAAAAACCACACTCTGTGGAAATCATCGAAGATTGTGGGGGAGCAGGATTAAATGTTGCTTTTGGCTTTAAAAAACTTGGACACGATGTACTATTTTTTTCAAATATTGGAGATGATTACAAAGGGCGTATGATAATTGAAAGATTAAAGAAAGAAAATTTCGATGTATCTAACATAGCTATTTGTCAGGCGGATACGGGAATCCACATTGCTTACAACGAAAGAACAATAGCCGTGAAGCGTGGGACAAACGATTTACCAGTCAAGTTAAACCACCAAATACTTTCAAGCTGTGATGCCATTTTTGTGAACACGGAGGTACCGCTTGAAACGGTTGTGGAAGTTTTGAAAGTTCATCGAAATAAGAAAATCTTTTTGGAAGCAGGTCCAAGGAGAATTTGTGAAGATGCCATAAAAGCTTTTGCAGAAGACGTTGTTACGATAGGCAATTTACAAGAATGCGAAAAAATAAGGTGTGATGTTGTAAAGATGGGTTATAAAGGCGCAAAGTGGGATGAACTTTTCGTCGAAGGAGATGGACAGGAATACAAATACACAATTGGTTGTGGAGATCTTTTCGACGTGATCTTAATCGACTGTTTGTTGAAAGGTGGTAGCAGAGAAGATTGTCTGAAAAAAGCTGTTTTAGTGGCTCAAGAGATGGCAAAGTCAATCAAAGGGGCTTTCAACAAAATGAGATTGCTTGCAGCTTTTGCTGAAAAGATGCTTTGA
- a CDS encoding GGDEF domain-containing response regulator: MKRCLVVDDSKFWRMILHDILKKKSDLDVHFAENAVEAINLAFQVKPDVVITDYNMPGLSGLLLCMYLRSIEGFENVGIAILTGSDDVISAFWASKSGADRFISKMLQRQQLEEEILKFVSEEKFVCRLKESFLKRDVYWILESKMKNEILNREILKLIDFVRDEGYVLRKLRDLFLNFSPFAAMHSLVLSPVEGRIFSFGKEVNFDELKEKLVCHLEKPIQPSQWSFYPLKPIKIEPLSDLFVYTVKYSQNEVGALAFEEPEEIFNLTSALNDAKESLGLLFNALNVVKELTVQSSTDGLTNLLNKKALLANLEEIHARSKKDGNTYAVAIFDIDDFKKINDTYGHIVGDEVLKSMANLLKEKLREKALVGRYGGEEFVAIFPQVDENNLVKIINELLDKVRSFKFPFVEKCTVSCGVALGKNKQSALETLQEADQFLYIAKRSGKNQARFSFL, translated from the coding sequence GTGAAAAGGTGTCTTGTCGTAGATGATAGCAAGTTTTGGAGAATGATTTTGCACGACATTTTGAAGAAGAAATCCGATTTGGATGTCCATTTTGCCGAGAATGCCGTTGAAGCGATCAACTTAGCTTTTCAAGTAAAGCCAGATGTTGTGATAACAGACTACAACATGCCAGGGTTATCGGGGCTACTCTTGTGCATGTATCTTCGCTCAATAGAAGGCTTTGAAAATGTTGGAATAGCGATACTAACCGGTTCAGACGATGTGATAAGCGCTTTTTGGGCATCGAAAAGTGGCGCAGATAGGTTCATATCGAAAATGTTGCAAAGACAACAGCTTGAGGAAGAAATACTGAAGTTTGTCAGTGAAGAAAAGTTTGTCTGTAGATTAAAAGAATCCTTTCTAAAACGTGACGTCTATTGGATTTTGGAAAGCAAAATGAAAAACGAAATACTAAACAGGGAGATTTTGAAGCTGATAGATTTTGTGCGCGATGAAGGATATGTTCTTAGAAAATTAAGGGATTTGTTTTTGAATTTCTCTCCATTTGCAGCGATGCACTCGCTGGTACTTTCACCAGTTGAAGGAAGAATCTTCAGCTTTGGAAAAGAGGTAAACTTTGATGAATTAAAGGAAAAACTTGTTTGCCACTTGGAAAAGCCGATCCAACCTTCGCAATGGAGTTTTTATCCTTTGAAACCGATCAAAATAGAACCTTTAAGTGATCTTTTTGTTTACACTGTAAAATACTCTCAAAACGAAGTTGGCGCTTTAGCCTTCGAGGAACCAGAAGAAATATTCAATTTAACTTCAGCCTTAAACGATGCAAAAGAAAGCTTGGGACTTTTGTTCAACGCTTTGAACGTGGTCAAGGAACTTACAGTGCAATCTTCAACAGATGGTTTGACGAACTTGCTCAACAAGAAAGCTTTGTTGGCAAATTTAGAGGAAATTCACGCTCGTTCCAAAAAAGATGGAAACACTTATGCAGTTGCGATTTTCGACATCGATGACTTTAAAAAGATAAACGATACCTATGGTCACATTGTTGGAGATGAGGTTCTCAAAAGCATGGCAAATTTGTTAAAAGAAAAGTTGAGAGAAAAAGCTTTGGTTGGAAGATATGGTGGAGAAGAGTTTGTGGCGATCTTTCCGCAGGTGGATGAAAACAACTTGGTGAAAATTATCAACGAGCTTTTGGATAAAGTGAGATCTTTCAAATTTCCATTCGTTGAAAAATGTACGGTAAGTTGCGGTGTGGCACTGGGGAAAAACAAACAATCTGCATTGGAAACTTTGCAAGAAGCAGATCAATTTCTTTACATTGCAAAAAGAAGCGGAAAGAATCAAGCAAGGTTTTCCTTTCTTTAG